In Ornithodoros turicata isolate Travis chromosome 1, ASM3712646v1, whole genome shotgun sequence, the DNA window ACCCAGGTATCGACAGGTCGTGACAAAGGTCAGGGGTGAGccatcaatgaaaagcgggtaCTTATGGAATGATCTTTGTGAGAATGCCATGGCTACCGTCTTGCTAGGCGAGACAACCAAGCCGCGATCATGGAGCTATCTTGAAATTATGTTTAATGAACCTTGTAGTCGGTGTTGGATCGTGTCACGCCGAACGGCCCAAGTCCAGATACAGATGTCGCCAGCATATATTGTAATGTGAGTGTGATTAGGAAGCTGCGCAGGAAGAAAAGCCATAATGAGATTGAATAAGAGGGGACTGAGGATGctcccttgtgggacaccaCAAACACGCGGAACGTCGCAGTATCCCTGTCAGCGGTGCGCACAAACAGGGAGCGGTCAGCCAAAAAATCCCTGACACGATCGTGCTGAAGCCACCACCTGCCAGTCTTCCAGACAATATATTGTCTGCGGTTGCCCTTGGTTTACCGgtagattttccagacgaatgtcggtaagttccccctgaagtcggcccaggtcgcaCACTAAGCCCCCCGCCTCCTTCGTGATGTCCGCTTTCTATCGTCCACGTcttgtacgccgcttatagccacagttgcctcgcggtgctaacacaaaatttaaaaaaaaaaactctgaaCGACAGACCTTTGCATAACTTCTTCACGAAACTTGTACGACAGATGATGTGCATGGTTCGATTCCCGCCGCGATATCGCTTCTTCGACGACTGCCATGAAAGATgaatttgtcccttctatgttgttccagcctcagaacatcagttctctcatgactgCCATACTTCAACATTTCttgttcttaggcaccttgTGACTTCTGTTGTGTTCCTGCCTCAGAACAGTTGCTGTAGTACTGGTATTTGCTGTCGAGGGTGTGTAGACTTTTGTCAACGTTTAGAAAGCACCTGCGATCAATAGagctctacctgtttgtaaacaaatgacgtcatagtcaCCGAAAGCCACCTGTTTAGGGGATTACGAagttacgatggtctctgaaagggacgcgcgcgacctttggtcctacttttctttcaataggaggcagcgaacaatggaccatttccatattcgcgtcgcccctggccaCGGAATGTCGAACCCCACAggtgacgcgcttttcggactttcggactggcacgttgcgtgggaaagtagcaagagaagattggaagacgaatgcggaaagagtgaaagcgccttgtactcgttaccagacctcaaacgtccgcgtaaccttgaaaccgattatctccccacaatgaacatgacagtctcccgcaggtgggtccatagcgatgttttccactcaaagatggcggactcaagggctgggcgtgcgcatacgcgttgtcggttGTCGGAatgctctccccttccgatctgtttcggtttcggtctgtctaccaacgtcatgacgacatttgtcgggtagaggtttattaccAGCGCAgaatttccgatttcgctgtgGCTGACGTCATGCGGTAAACAGAAGTGTTTTcattacgaaatatttcttggAAACCTGTACGACGCACTGCGGTTTATGATGTTGTGTGAGAAGCAATGAATTGATATTATTAGTTACAGCACCAGAAAAAGTCAATAAAGAAGTCGTGCACCAAATGCTGCGTCCTTCGCCATCTCCAATTACGATCTCCACTCTACTCTCCCCTAGCCAGTTACCCCATACACGTCGACCGGCTCCAGAGAGAAACCTTATCGAAACGCACTAAGGCTTCATTTGATACTTTTGCTGGCAGCCAGTTATGATGAGTTACTAAATATAAGTGACACTGGCCCCGAGAATCCCTTTATTCCCtcgtgaaaaagaaagaaaacagagtGGTATAACGACAGCAACAACACTTTATTTTAGTGATGATGGAAACCCGGGTGTGTCATCGCAGCAGCTAGGCGATAGGCGTTATTCTACCCCGTTGCTAGCAGTGATGATGTATGATGTCGCCCGCAGCAAGGACCGCCGACTATATTGTCCAGAAAGCTAGAGCAGTGGTCGACAAAAaagagagggcgcagacaagctggtgcataccgaaggctggaaccggagacacggagactacaaaatttctcttgCGTCGTATTTTGTCGTCTCCGTGTCTCCGGTTCGGTTAGGGCGGCGCGTTGGTGAGCGGGATTTCACCGGTTCACCGGGGCccaagcagttttttttttttttgtaagttaGAGGGCGAGAGTCTAGTTAATTTAAAGGGGAACCAAAAAATTCGGCGAAATCAAGACATTTTTCGTCATTAGACTCGTTTAGCTCcgcactaataaaaaaaaattgattgGAGGTTGGAGCTCGTCGATAGTGCGGTGATTGTATCGACATCGTCGACACGGTCATCCATCCCAGTACCAGTCTAATCCAATAGTCAGTCAACGCGAGCCAACTAAAGCCAACGAGTGACGAATGTGCGCGTATTTGAGTTTATGCGTCTCACTCTATGTTTCTTTATTATGGCCTGGATAAGTTCAAGTGTTTTACAAGTCTGTTTGCTTGCTTCGAGAAACAACCATTCGACAGCAGCGATCTAATTTCTGTGCACCTTGGTCGTTTTAACGCTGTATCCGTCTCTGGTGATTGTCTTCATTtacttcttcctcttcctcttttCTCGATCGAACAAGATCATTTGGTAATGATGTAATTCAGAAAATTGGAGCACTTGCATAACATATAGAAGGAATATTTCAATGCCACAGATCTTTGTGCCTTTGAGGAGTCATAGTAGTAAGTGCACAATTAAGTTTGAAGCTCCCACGGGTCTTATTTCTCTAGCTTGTATAAATTCATGCGAACTTTACTGCACATCGTTTCCCATTTAACTCCACTTCTCTGTTTCAGCGACAGGAACAGCGTATCTTCATGGATTTCGTGATGTTCATGAGCAGGAGCATGTGCTGGGTCCCAAGGAAGAGGTATCGAAAGCTGTTCTTGGCACCAGACCTGTTTGCATTATAACGAAATCTGGTGACCTTCTCTTCTGGAATGATGTGGGATGCCAGCCTGATAGGATATCAACAGAAGGCCCTGTTGAAGATGTCGCCCTTGGAAATGAAGATGCCATAATACTACAGCGAGGTAAACAAAAACTGTCTCATAAGGGCATATTGACATGTGTACAATGAGTCCCGTCCTTATCTTTTGTAGACGGCACCATGGGCAGGCTCCTTCATTCAACATTGAATGTGCAACCCATTAGTCTGTTCCACAAGGTAGCAGCAGTTGCTTGTGGCATGGCTCATAACTTGGCACTGACTTATGAGGGTGTTGTGTTTACATGGGGATGCTCAAAGTAAGAATTTGCATTACACATTGTAATATTTCATGTAGGGCCAAAGCAAAATATTTATTGTTTAATGGCGTCTCTGTTGGATAACAGACATATTTTGTACTTCCTTATTTTGAAACTGTAGCACTGTAGCATAGCTTTGGGTAAAAATTTTGTAATTCAATTACCTTAAAATTTCGAGCCCTCGCTCATACTTAATATTCTAGCTGTGGGCGGTACTGCAGGTCTTCAACTCTGTACGTTGTGTTTTGTGTAACCATCCATGATGTTCGATTTGAATGTCTTCCACATCTGCCGTATTTGCTTAACCTTGTGTTGTCAGACTATCATACATTCAGCAGTCTCAAGGATGATCTTGGGGGCCTGATGTTTGGTTCCAACGAAGATGTCAAGCAAGCGATGCATGAATGGCTACACACCTGATCCAAAAGCTTCTCTGCTGCAGTGCAGGTACTTCCCAAATGATGGGGCACCTGCATTGAAAAGTGGGGGAATACATAGAGAAATGTTACAATGAATTTCTCAGAATATTCATTTTCATTGTCCGTCAATACATTATTTAAGGTTACCTATTGGACAACACTCATAGAATTTGAATCTCATTAGAATTCTCTCAGGGAAAGAGCTAGGTGGAATAAGTAAGTTAGGGAACCTGTGGCAAGGGGTAGCTGCCCATTCGAGTACATTTGATACATGTGTCGCTGATTTGATGTGATTTGATACTTACTGCCAGCCATGGAGAACTTGGTCATGGGACACTGGATTCTGAAGGAGCCCCAAAAGTTGTAGAAGCTCTTGAGGGGATTTATATCAGGAAAATTGCTGCTGGAGGATGGCATTCCGCAGCTCTCAGTGGTTAGTTATTgcctgttttctctctctccacaAACACGCACGTCGGTCTGATATACATGTATTTTCTGCTGTATGGGGCACTTAACTGCAGCGCACTAATACATGCAGGAACGTGTGAGTGACGGATCATCTAACCACGAAATGTGATGTATTTCATTATCAACTGCCTCTTTGTTTTTAAAATAATATATCGAATTTGGACGACTCCACTTTTGTAGTATACCTCAGTTTCCCTTTTACCTCCCAGGATCCCTGTGCACCGGGTAATCAAGCTTTTTGTTCAGGTGAATTTGAGATATCCTTTCAGGTTTTCTTGAGGCCCCCTCATCACTAGACCTGTTGAAAGTCTGCAAGCAGTGACGGCCAAAAAACGATACCCCTTTCCCCAATCTTCCATCCCCTTTACCCTTGAAATGGAAACCCAATAGGACTATAGTTCCAGGGACATCGGAAGGGGGGGCAGGGGGGGTGCGACTGGCCAGGAGAGATGCCCCCCTAAGTTTTGGCTCTGGGGGCTTTGCCCCCACTTTTGCTTTGAGGGCCCTGCCACCCCCTCTTTCATCAGCAAGTGTCATCAGAGACAAATTCGCTTTAAGCTCTGTACCACAGAGAGAAAATGAACACCCGTTTAAAAAGTAGAAGACGAAATTCGCCAAATAGGTACTTCCCCCCCGCAATTGTCCTGCGTGATACTGTATGTACGGACCTGCTGCGCGAAGAGCAGCAGGTACATTCAGTAGCCTTGCCATTCAGTAGCCTTGCCATTCAGTAGCCTGGCCATTCAGTAGCCTTGCCATTCAGTAGCCTTGCCATTCAGTAGCCTAAGCCATTCAATAGCCTTGCTTAGACAGTACAGGAAAAAGCAGATTTGCACTCCAGCAAAGGGCGTCTGTGGCTAGCAAGGGAAACTCTTACCCTGCGGCGAGGGGTCTTTAAGCAGTTCGTTGGTGCATTTGATGATTTGATGACTCATGTGGCATATCCGCTGTCTTCGCCTGAGCCATGGCTGGAACACTCGACAGAGCCTTTTTTAGTGCAGCAACAATGACACCCTTTCCAACAAAACCATTGCGCTTTTGAcgagaacaaaaagaaacaataaAGGAACACGCCATCGCACGCTTATATCTTACCGCACTTAATAAAACAAATATTTCAGTTTGTTCTGCACTAACGCCAATTTCTTTTTCGGCTCATGGTAACCAAGAGCGCGAGGTGACCTTCCCCCATCTCGGTTACAGCCTCCACCATCATCGGATTGCATGGACGAGTCATTTCTAATAGGAGCATCGATGACTCCCATTTTTGTATTTGCCGCACTTCTCCGCTGAGTCGCACTTCTCCGCTGCCGCATACCGCTGAGTCGCAACGTAGTGCGCCTGCATGCTTCAAACTGTTGCTTGTACCCTGATCAAGTGATCATGTTACAAAAGAACTCGCTGGAGACGACACACTTGGAGCACATCTGCGGGTTTTTAAAGCGAACGAACCTGTCAAATATTTGCATTTACGCAATATGTGAATCTGCTTCCTCGTCTGTCCGGTGTCTGCCGTCTTCTCACGTGCCCCCACTCTGAATGTGCAGACTACCTTTATCTGCTGGCGGAGAGATATACCTCTGTGACTGTGGCTCTCATGTTTTCTTAGAGTATAGTTCCTGTATATCGGggggtgccgaagtggcggATGCGGCCCACCTGTGGTTGCCGTGCGAAAGAtacaaaaattaaataaatcagTAAATAATTTGGCCCCAAGCTTCATGAACTGTTTTGACGATCACCATTGGGCTCTGTACTTGTGCAGTTTATCTTGCGCTAATTAGtgatagaaaactgttgccaCTGACCTATAACAGCCAATGGCTTTCTAACTAACAGACGAGTGGGGCGGGTTGGCACATGACAACAGCGAACAACTGTCTAAACCTGTCCTTGTGTCTGATTTTTACTTGATTAATGttactagtacattcctacCAAAATTCCTGAGCAAACCCTACATGGCCGATATGTGATATTGGTGCCTTCAGTGTTACCAGAAACAGACTGGTGCAgtcgcaggcttggtgatctcccgagtgaattcgagcaaAGATTGTTCGAGTGCAGGAGAATTGAAACTGAGCTTTTTGGCTCTCCATTTTCCGCGGTTGTTGACAATGTTCCTGATGATTAacaaatggaactgattgacTTGCAGTGCGACGCATCGATAAGATCAAGTTCGCTGAAATTAGCGTGGCTTCGTTTTATTCCTATGTTGGACGAAAGTATCTCAAGATACGTATGTTGTTGCAGACAAAGCTGTCTACGTTCTGTACAACATAcgcctaataataataatttgcagctttatgtcgcgagacaactgtgacaACATACTTTCTCCGAGCAGGCGTTTTCTGCGATGAAACTGAATAAGTCGAAGTGACGCTCACAACTATAACAAACAAAC includes these proteins:
- the LOC135377460 gene encoding uncharacterized protein LOC135377460 isoform X1 translates to MFLYYGLDKFKCFTSLFACFEKQPFDSSDLISVHLGRFNAVSVSATGTAYLHGFRDVHEQEHVLGPKEEVSKAVLGTRPVCIITKSGDLLFWNDVGCQPDRISTEGPVEDVALGNEDAIILQRDGTMGRLLHSTLNVQPISLFHKVAAVACGMAHNLALTYEGVVFTWGCSNHGELGHGTLDSEGAPKVVEALEGIYIRKIAAGGWHSAALSG
- the LOC135377460 gene encoding uncharacterized protein LOC135377460 isoform X2, whose translation is MPQIFVPLRSHSTTGTAYLHGFRDVHEQEHVLGPKEEVSKAVLGTRPVCIITKSGDLLFWNDVGCQPDRISTEGPVEDVALGNEDAIILQRDGTMGRLLHSTLNVQPISLFHKVAAVACGMAHNLALTYEGVVFTWGCSNHGELGHGTLDSEGAPKVVEALEGIYIRKIAAGGWHSAALSG